Proteins encoded by one window of Bacteroidota bacterium:
- the gyrB gene encoding DNA topoisomerase (ATP-hydrolyzing) subunit B, giving the protein MSDEIKDNSNYNASNIQVLEGLEAVRMRPAMYIGDIGVRGLHHLVYEVVDNSIDEVMGGYATDIQVFIQPDNSIRVRDNGRGIPVDMHEKEGKSALEVVMTVLHAGGKFDKSSYKVSGGLHGVGVSCVNALSDPCLVRVHRDGKIYQQEYKRGIPQYDVKVVGETTERGTETTFWPDGTIFTTTEYKFDTLAARMRELAFLNAGVRITLTDEREEVEIKDDNGVVTYSGPLQKHYHSEGGIKEFVQFLDQSREPLHSEPIFISGIDEAGTVPVEVALQYNRSYTENLHSYVNNINTHEGGTHVSGFKKAMTRSMKNYADKTGATSKLKFEISGDDFREGLTCVISVKVPEPQFEGQTKTKLGNSDVGSFVETIVYKALNEYLEENPKVAAVIIQKVILSAEARNAAKKARELVQRKNTLVGGGLPGKLADCSSRKPEECELYLVEGDSAGGSAKQGRNRFFQAILPLRGKILNVEKAHPSRIYENEEIKNMITALGVSGIGAGEELNMDRLRYHKIIIMTDADVDGSHIRTLILTFFYRYMKALIESGYLYIASPPLYQVRKGKQAKYCWTEAEREILVEEMGGMDKVTIQRYKGLGEMNPEQLWETTMDPEFRTLQLVTVESAADADWIFSMLMGDEVPPRREFIEQNAKYANIDA; this is encoded by the coding sequence ATGAGCGACGAAATCAAAGACAACAGCAATTATAATGCTTCCAATATTCAGGTGTTGGAAGGCTTGGAAGCAGTGCGGATGCGTCCGGCGATGTACATCGGCGACATTGGCGTACGTGGTTTGCACCACTTGGTCTATGAGGTTGTAGACAACTCGATCGACGAAGTGATGGGTGGCTATGCCACTGACATTCAGGTATTCATACAGCCAGACAATTCGATCCGTGTGCGTGACAACGGCCGTGGCATTCCGGTGGACATGCACGAGAAGGAAGGCAAAAGCGCCCTCGAGGTCGTCATGACCGTGCTTCACGCCGGTGGCAAGTTTGACAAGAGCTCCTACAAGGTCTCCGGTGGTCTTCACGGTGTGGGCGTGAGCTGCGTGAATGCGCTTTCCGATCCATGTCTTGTGCGTGTGCACCGCGACGGGAAAATCTATCAGCAGGAATACAAACGGGGTATCCCGCAATACGATGTCAAAGTTGTCGGCGAAACGACCGAACGTGGCACGGAAACCACTTTCTGGCCCGATGGCACGATCTTCACCACGACCGAATACAAGTTCGACACCCTCGCAGCACGTATGCGTGAGCTCGCGTTCCTGAATGCAGGTGTGCGCATCACGCTCACAGACGAGCGCGAAGAAGTCGAAATCAAAGATGACAACGGCGTTGTGACCTACAGTGGTCCGCTTCAGAAGCATTATCACAGCGAAGGCGGTATCAAGGAGTTTGTCCAATTCCTCGACCAAAGCCGCGAACCCTTGCATTCGGAGCCGATTTTTATCAGCGGCATCGATGAAGCAGGTACGGTTCCCGTCGAAGTTGCGCTGCAATACAACCGCAGCTACACGGAAAATCTGCACAGCTACGTCAACAACATCAACACCCACGAAGGGGGCACGCACGTTTCCGGCTTCAAAAAGGCCATGACGCGCAGCATGAAAAACTACGCCGACAAAACCGGTGCGACTTCGAAGCTCAAATTCGAAATTTCGGGCGATGACTTCCGCGAAGGTTTGACTTGCGTGATTTCGGTCAAAGTGCCTGAGCCTCAATTCGAAGGGCAGACGAAGACCAAACTCGGCAACAGCGACGTCGGCAGTTTTGTCGAAACCATCGTCTATAAAGCGCTCAACGAATACCTCGAGGAAAATCCGAAGGTAGCTGCCGTGATCATCCAAAAGGTGATTTTGAGTGCAGAAGCGCGGAACGCGGCCAAGAAGGCCCGCGAACTTGTGCAACGCAAAAACACACTTGTGGGTGGTGGCCTTCCTGGAAAGCTCGCCGACTGCAGCAGCCGCAAACCCGAGGAATGCGAATTGTACCTCGTGGAAGGTGACTCCGCAGGTGGTTCGGCCAAGCAAGGTCGTAACCGCTTCTTTCAGGCCATTTTGCCGTTGCGTGGTAAGATTTTGAACGTGGAGAAGGCCCATCCTTCGCGCATCTACGAAAACGAGGAGATCAAGAACATGATCACTGCCCTCGGGGTTTCAGGGATCGGCGCTGGCGAAGAACTGAACATGGATCGCCTCCGTTATCACAAAATCATCATCATGACGGATGCTGACGTCGACGGTTCGCACATTCGCACGCTGATTTTGACGTTTTTCTACCGCTACATGAAGGCCCTGATCGAATCGGGCTACCTCTATATCGCCTCTCCTCCCCTCTATCAAGTGCGCAAAGGCAAGCAGGCCAAGTACTGCTGGACCGAAGCCGAACGCGAAATTTTGGTCGAGGAAATGGGTGGAATGGACAAAGTGACCATTCAGCGCTACAAAGGTCTTGGTGAGATGAACCCTGAGCAATTGTGGGAAACCACGATGGATCCGGAGTTCCGCACCTTGCAACTCGTGACGGTGGAAAGTGCTGCTGATGCCGACTGGATCTTCTCGATGTTGATGGGCGATGAAGTCCCACCTCGCCGCGAATTCATCGAGCAGAATGCGAAGTATGCCAATATCGACGCATGA
- a CDS encoding AsmA family protein: MKKFLKKTLKVTAITLGVLLIILILIPFIFGKQIKQAVKDYINKEVNATVYFEDIGIGIFRNFPNLTVSLDKFGVIGKDEFKGDTLLDVERFGVVVDLFSLFGDKYKVNKLTLDAPRIHAKVNKAGKANWDIMKPSTDTLAVDTAAVDTSSSALSLQLSGYAINNGQVIYDDRAGDMYLKIDNLNHKGNGDFQDDAYDFDTYTSADTVTFKMGGTNYLNKGKIDADLTVNIDTKNGIYTLKDNRIGLNEIELKFDGMVTMKGDNIGMDIKFGTNENTFKSILSMVPGMYTKDFSDIDTDGTFSLDGSVKGNYNEKSIPGFKVHLGVENGRFKYPDLTEEVKDINFDFKAESPGPTLDNLKIEFPKFHAMFGKAPIDARLLLTGVTKANMFIDAYLKASLNLEDLLKMFPMEGQDMKGKFTVDGTAKGTVNVDKGLFPVVNAIMKLENGYYKTVDFPSAIDKMSMIADMKCPGTNIAEAVLNVTKFHAEIDGEPLDATLSARNFDDVNYSATAKGKLNLTKLAKIYPVEGTTMSGMLDLDVTTSGKMSDIEAERYADLPTSGSLNVTGLKYVSTDVPQGIAISAGRITFTPEKLNIEKYIGEVGHSPVNITGYLNNYLAYALLPNQNIKGEMNLTSSKFDVNEWIVDEPTPAPSAQAAAPEVPMEVYEVPGDIDFTFNTSIAKVLYDNLTLDNMAGQVLLRDRKVSFNNLVFNTLGGNFKLGGGYDTKDVKAPAVDFAVGINNLDIKKSYETFVIIKSFAPIAKFVNGKFGTSFSMTGKLLGDMSPDLNSINIPDGIATVTDGSLKGFKALDMVADKIKVEKLRQLNLKDIKIFFKVANGRINVEPFDVPIGNGKMTVKGSNGLDQSMAYDLAFDLPVGVAGQAAMSAVGGLIGKPMDAGQNFKVSVGLGGTVDNPKITYVKNANGESATELVQEKIEETVKVVKDSVKAVVTEKIDDAKEKAKAEAAKLIAEAEKVAAKIRADGKTAADKIKSEANKKADDMEKSAKNPLEKIAKKKAADLVRKEAIDSANKVEREANAKADKVMADARAKADALMKK, encoded by the coding sequence ATGAAAAAATTTCTGAAGAAAACGTTAAAGGTCACAGCCATTACCCTTGGGGTGCTGTTGATCATCCTCATCCTCATTCCATTCATCTTTGGAAAACAAATCAAACAAGCCGTCAAGGATTACATCAACAAGGAGGTGAATGCAACGGTGTACTTTGAAGACATCGGGATCGGTATCTTCCGCAACTTCCCCAACTTGACGGTGTCTTTGGACAAATTCGGGGTGATCGGCAAGGACGAATTCAAGGGGGATACCCTTTTGGATGTCGAGCGTTTTGGGGTCGTGGTCGATCTGTTTAGCCTCTTTGGAGACAAATACAAGGTGAACAAACTCACGTTGGACGCACCGCGCATCCATGCCAAAGTCAACAAAGCCGGCAAGGCCAATTGGGACATCATGAAACCCAGTACGGACACGCTAGCCGTGGACACCGCCGCAGTGGATACATCCTCCTCTGCCCTTTCGCTGCAATTGAGCGGGTATGCCATCAACAATGGTCAGGTCATCTATGACGACCGTGCCGGCGACATGTACCTTAAAATCGATAACCTCAACCACAAAGGCAACGGCGACTTTCAGGACGATGCCTACGATTTTGACACATATACCTCTGCCGACACCGTCACATTCAAAATGGGCGGTACCAACTACTTGAACAAAGGCAAGATCGATGCGGACTTGACCGTGAACATTGACACCAAAAATGGCATTTACACGCTGAAAGACAACCGCATCGGCCTCAACGAGATCGAGTTGAAATTCGATGGCATGGTGACCATGAAGGGGGACAACATCGGCATGGATATCAAATTCGGGACGAATGAGAATACCTTCAAAAGCATCCTGTCGATGGTTCCGGGCATGTACACAAAGGACTTCTCCGACATTGACACCGATGGTACTTTCAGCTTGGATGGCAGCGTGAAAGGCAATTACAACGAAAAGTCAATCCCGGGATTCAAGGTGCATTTGGGCGTGGAAAATGGCCGATTCAAATATCCTGACCTGACGGAGGAAGTGAAAGACATCAACTTCGACTTCAAAGCCGAAAGCCCCGGCCCTACGCTCGACAACTTGAAAATCGAATTTCCGAAGTTCCATGCAATGTTTGGCAAGGCCCCGATCGATGCGCGGTTGCTGCTTACCGGCGTCACAAAGGCCAACATGTTCATTGATGCCTATCTCAAGGCCAGCTTGAATTTGGAGGACCTCCTGAAAATGTTCCCGATGGAAGGCCAGGACATGAAAGGCAAATTCACCGTGGATGGCACAGCCAAAGGGACAGTGAACGTCGACAAAGGTTTATTCCCAGTGGTGAATGCGATTATGAAGTTGGAGAATGGCTACTACAAAACGGTGGACTTCCCTTCGGCAATTGACAAGATGAGCATGATTGCCGACATGAAATGCCCTGGCACCAACATTGCAGAGGCGGTTCTGAATGTCACCAAATTCCATGCGGAAATCGACGGCGAACCGTTGGATGCCACATTGAGTGCAAGAAACTTTGACGACGTCAACTATTCGGCCACGGCAAAAGGTAAGCTCAACCTGACAAAACTGGCCAAAATTTACCCCGTCGAAGGTACGACGATGTCTGGAATGCTGGACTTGGACGTGACCACAAGCGGCAAAATGAGCGACATCGAAGCCGAGCGTTACGCCGACCTGCCGACAAGCGGTTCGCTGAATGTTACCGGCCTGAAATACGTTTCGACGGATGTTCCCCAGGGAATCGCCATCAGCGCCGGACGGATCACCTTCACACCGGAGAAACTCAACATCGAGAAATACATCGGCGAAGTAGGCCACAGCCCGGTCAATATCACCGGCTATCTGAACAATTACCTTGCCTACGCCTTGTTGCCCAATCAGAACATCAAAGGAGAAATGAACCTGACCTCCAGCAAGTTTGATGTCAACGAATGGATCGTTGATGAGCCTACCCCTGCCCCTTCCGCTCAAGCCGCCGCGCCGGAGGTGCCGATGGAGGTGTACGAAGTGCCGGGCGACATCGACTTCACGTTCAATACGAGCATTGCCAAGGTGCTCTACGACAACCTGACGTTGGACAACATGGCAGGTCAAGTGCTCTTGCGTGACCGCAAAGTGAGCTTCAACAACCTCGTATTCAACACACTGGGTGGCAACTTCAAACTGGGTGGCGGCTATGATACCAAGGATGTCAAAGCGCCAGCGGTGGACTTCGCGGTCGGGATCAACAATCTGGACATCAAGAAGTCCTATGAGACTTTTGTGATCATCAAGAGCTTTGCTCCGATCGCCAAGTTTGTCAACGGCAAATTCGGGACGAGCTTCTCGATGACCGGCAAATTGCTGGGCGACATGAGTCCGGATTTGAATTCGATCAATATCCCGGACGGCATTGCAACGGTGACCGATGGCAGCTTGAAGGGCTTCAAGGCCTTGGACATGGTGGCTGACAAAATCAAGGTCGAGAAACTGCGGCAGCTCAACCTCAAGGACATCAAGATTTTCTTCAAAGTGGCCAATGGCCGCATCAACGTCGAACCTTTTGACGTTCCGATTGGAAATGGAAAAATGACCGTCAAGGGCAGCAATGGCTTGGATCAATCGATGGCCTATGATTTGGCATTCGACCTGCCGGTCGGCGTCGCTGGACAAGCTGCGATGAGCGCCGTAGGCGGACTCATCGGCAAGCCGATGGATGCAGGGCAGAATTTCAAAGTGAGCGTTGGCTTGGGCGGCACCGTCGACAATCCGAAAATCACCTACGTCAAGAACGCCAACGGCGAATCCGCAACGGAATTGGTTCAGGAGAAAATCGAAGAGACTGTGAAGGTGGTCAAGGATTCGGTCAAAGCTGTCGTGACGGAAAAAATCGACGATGCCAAGGAGAAGGCCAAAGCGGAAGCTGCGAAGCTCATTGCTGAGGCTGAAAAGGTAGCAGCGAAGATCCGCGCAGACGGCAAAACTGCGGCTGACAAGATCAAATCCGAAGCCAATAAAAAGGCCGATGACATGGAAAAATCCGCCAAAAATCCGTTGGAGAAAATCGCCAAGAAAAAGGCTGCGGATCTTGTGCGCAAAGAAGCCATCGACAGCGCCAACAAGGTGGAACGCGAAGCCAATGCCAAGGCGGACAAGGTAATGGCCGATGCCCGCGCAAAGGCTGATGCATTGATGAAAAAATAA
- the nuoL gene encoding NADH-quinone oxidoreductase subunit L, with product MENPIIFSLILLLPMLGAFLIGVGGFIAPGFRKNEKGIGFLATLMVAIPFFIILYAFFNFHEPIHFGLFGSSDSLQWMYSSSSSVGLNLFFDYRLDQLSLTMGLIVTGVGALIHIYSIAYMHGDRGYYKFFLYLNLFIFAMLNLVLGNNMVVLFLGWEGVGACSYFLIGFWYEDMEKAKAAQKAFVANRIGDFAMIVAMLILYNNFHTLNLFDVTLTDGTVIGGLIEQLGNLQGTEAWLVPLLIFIAATGKSAQIPLFVWLPDAMAGPTPVSALIHAATMVTSGIYLIARMGTAFLVEEAETVRMIVAFGGAATAIMAAMIAIAQNDIKKVLAYSTVSQLGFMFMALGAGAFTTAIFHVMTHAFFKACLFLGSGSVIHAMDHTHAVKDPQDIRTMGNLKKYMPATHITFFISTLAIAGIPGLAGFFSKDEILTMTFMNFMNGQSFYLFVWVIGLTTAAMTAFYMTRVYFLTFRGEERFALPKAGKHGHEDHGHGKDAHAKDAHGADDHGHGHDHGVHAPHESSPLMTIPLYILAGLAIVGGYLGLPAVFGHGTHALNNWLGGHGGHEGVVSMHHYEELEHHASFGLEIILILVSIAIAAGGVMFSWNLYKKHGLKGDAMVKKTLGKFYTHMENKFYVDELYQKVIIDPFVFAGKNVIMAFDKWVIDGFVNGLGSVMLFFGDTLKLLQTGAVGNYAMMVVVGVVAILSYLMFA from the coding sequence ATGGAAAATCCAATCATTTTCTCCCTGATCCTGCTGCTTCCGATGTTGGGAGCGTTCCTGATCGGTGTAGGCGGGTTCATTGCGCCGGGCTTCCGGAAGAATGAAAAAGGCATCGGCTTTTTGGCGACCCTCATGGTGGCCATTCCGTTTTTTATCATTCTCTATGCCTTCTTCAACTTCCACGAACCGATTCATTTCGGCCTTTTTGGTTCGTCCGACTCCTTGCAGTGGATGTATTCGAGCAGTTCGAGTGTCGGGTTGAATCTCTTTTTTGACTATCGTCTGGATCAGCTTTCGCTCACCATGGGCTTGATTGTCACAGGTGTCGGGGCGCTGATTCATATCTATTCGATCGCTTATATGCATGGCGATCGTGGCTACTACAAGTTTTTCCTCTACCTGAACCTCTTCATCTTCGCGATGTTGAACTTGGTGTTGGGCAACAACATGGTGGTGCTGTTCCTGGGTTGGGAAGGCGTCGGAGCTTGCTCCTACTTCCTCATCGGCTTCTGGTACGAAGACATGGAGAAGGCCAAAGCTGCTCAGAAGGCATTTGTGGCCAACCGTATCGGTGACTTTGCGATGATCGTCGCGATGTTGATTCTGTACAACAACTTCCACACGCTCAACCTGTTTGACGTGACCCTGACCGACGGTACCGTGATTGGCGGCTTGATCGAACAACTCGGCAACTTGCAGGGAACTGAAGCTTGGTTGGTGCCCTTGTTGATCTTCATTGCTGCAACGGGTAAATCGGCTCAGATTCCATTGTTTGTCTGGTTGCCTGACGCTATGGCGGGTCCGACACCGGTCTCTGCTTTGATCCACGCCGCGACGATGGTGACCTCCGGTATCTATTTGATTGCAAGGATGGGAACTGCATTCTTGGTCGAAGAAGCGGAAACCGTGCGGATGATTGTCGCCTTCGGCGGTGCTGCGACGGCCATCATGGCGGCGATGATAGCCATCGCACAAAACGATATCAAGAAAGTCCTCGCCTACTCGACCGTGTCGCAGTTGGGCTTCATGTTCATGGCATTGGGTGCAGGCGCCTTCACGACGGCGATTTTCCACGTGATGACGCACGCCTTCTTCAAGGCCTGTTTGTTCTTGGGTTCCGGTTCCGTGATTCACGCGATGGACCATACGCATGCCGTGAAGGATCCACAAGACATCCGCACCATGGGCAATCTGAAGAAATATATGCCTGCAACGCATATCACCTTCTTCATTTCGACCTTGGCCATCGCGGGTATCCCCGGTTTGGCTGGCTTTTTCTCCAAAGATGAAATCTTGACGATGACGTTCATGAACTTCATGAATGGTCAATCGTTTTACCTGTTTGTTTGGGTCATCGGTTTGACGACGGCAGCGATGACGGCATTCTACATGACCCGCGTGTACTTCTTGACCTTCCGCGGTGAAGAGCGTTTTGCACTTCCCAAGGCTGGCAAACACGGACATGAGGACCACGGACATGGCAAGGACGCCCATGCAAAAGATGCACACGGTGCTGACGATCATGGTCATGGACACGATCACGGTGTGCATGCACCGCATGAGAGTTCGCCGTTGATGACGATTCCTTTGTACATCTTGGCCGGATTGGCGATTGTCGGCGGCTATTTGGGTTTGCCTGCTGTCTTCGGACATGGCACGCACGCATTGAACAACTGGCTGGGTGGTCATGGCGGACATGAAGGTGTCGTTTCCATGCATCATTACGAGGAATTGGAGCATCATGCGAGCTTCGGATTGGAGATCATCTTGATCTTGGTTTCGATCGCCATCGCCGCAGGCGGGGTCATGTTCTCCTGGAATCTCTACAAAAAGCATGGCCTCAAGGGCGATGCCATGGTTAAAAAGACCCTTGGCAAGTTCTACACCCACATGGAAAACAAATTCTACGTGGACGAACTCTACCAAAAAGTCATCATTGATCCGTTTGTCTTTGCAGGCAAGAATGTCATCATGGCCTTTGACAAATGGGTGATCGACGGTTTTGTGAACGGCTTGGGCAGCGTGATGTTGTTCTTCGGGGACACCCTGAAACTGCTCCAAACGGGCGCAGTCGGCAACTACGCCATGATGGTTGTGGTGGGCGTCGTGGCGATTCTCTCCTATTTGATGTTTGCTTAA
- the nuoK gene encoding NADH-quinone oxidoreductase subunit NuoK: MEPTAFHYLAISAAMFSLGVIGVLTRRNAIVIFMCVELMLNAVNLSLVTFSRLMNDADGSMLVFFVMCVAAAEAVVGLAIIISMFRNKQNIDINNFNLFKW; the protein is encoded by the coding sequence ATGGAACCTACCGCATTTCATTATCTGGCCATCAGCGCGGCGATGTTCTCGCTGGGCGTGATCGGGGTCCTCACCCGGCGCAACGCCATCGTCATTTTTATGTGTGTCGAGCTCATGCTCAACGCCGTGAACTTGAGCTTGGTCACCTTTTCCCGCCTCATGAACGATGCTGACGGCTCCATGCTTGTTTTCTTCGTGATGTGTGTGGCGGCTGCCGAGGCAGTTGTAGGCTTGGCGATCATCATCTCGATGTTCCGCAACAAGCAAAACATCGACATCAACAATTTCAACCTCTTTAAGTGGTAA
- a CDS encoding NADH-quinone oxidoreductase subunit J, producing the protein MELQSILFWVFSLLGVAGGIGLILNRNPVHAALSLILNFFSIAGLYLSLQAEFLAVIQILVYAGAIMVLFLFVIMLLNLTKEAPEGPFTFARVAAWVLGLAFVAEMIVVLKNALGETGGELPEKFAGATVEAVGAAMMTKYIFPFEMISVVLIASLVGAIVVAKRYGYENEN; encoded by the coding sequence TTGGAACTTCAATCAATTCTCTTTTGGGTGTTTTCCCTCCTCGGCGTGGCCGGAGGGATAGGCTTGATCCTGAACAGGAACCCAGTTCATGCGGCTTTGAGCCTCATTCTCAACTTCTTCAGCATCGCAGGTCTTTACCTGTCGCTGCAGGCGGAGTTCTTGGCCGTGATCCAAATCCTGGTGTATGCCGGGGCGATCATGGTGCTTTTCCTCTTTGTGATCATGCTCCTCAACCTCACGAAAGAGGCGCCGGAGGGTCCATTTACCTTTGCCCGCGTTGCGGCTTGGGTCTTGGGCCTTGCCTTTGTTGCCGAAATGATCGTGGTGTTGAAAAATGCCTTGGGTGAAACCGGCGGCGAACTGCCCGAGAAATTCGCGGGCGCAACGGTGGAAGCCGTCGGGGCAGCGATGATGACAAAGTACATTTTCCCATTCGAAATGATTTCCGTGGTGCTCATCGCCTCCCTCGTGGGTGCGATCGTGGTTGCCAAGCGTTACGGATACGAGAACGAAAACTGA
- a CDS encoding phosphodiester glycosidase family protein, whose translation MRSYLFVLMLLATGSCTVFPPDYTPVQDSVATQPRVVVARNPVEANLKDQSARLLAQIDAVDALAHDPVLEEQAAFADARRDSSLGAWATAARSYRATAASFARDTAADDSTRKEWIAELDSLSGLVTQAELSLRDLVRVAEIRNIDEKLSPAASFRFQGAPYSAIRVNPAAMDIHLHWKNAGGEKYISIQKLKQDLEKKGETVMMITNAGMYNPDNSPQGLFIEKGKELVPMDTSRGPAGQSLNFFLMPNGVFYIGNDGPKVVVTEKFPKSAKGIKFATQSGPMLVIDGKLHPKFTKGSNNTNIRSGVGITWDKQVVFAISDRPVNFHDFATLFKDALHCDNALYLDGAISQMYLPTSKRMDLGGDFGPIVAVTVKK comes from the coding sequence ATGAGAAGCTATCTGTTTGTCTTGATGTTGTTGGCGACGGGCTCCTGCACGGTTTTCCCGCCGGACTATACGCCGGTTCAAGACTCGGTCGCGACCCAACCGCGGGTTGTGGTGGCGCGCAATCCGGTGGAAGCGAATTTGAAAGACCAATCGGCGCGTCTTTTGGCGCAGATCGATGCGGTGGATGCGCTTGCCCACGATCCGGTATTGGAGGAGCAGGCCGCGTTTGCGGATGCCCGACGTGACAGCAGCCTGGGTGCTTGGGCGACGGCGGCGCGCAGTTACCGGGCAACGGCTGCTTCCTTCGCACGGGACACCGCAGCAGATGATTCGACCCGCAAGGAATGGATCGCTGAATTGGATTCGCTTTCAGGTTTGGTCACGCAGGCGGAACTGTCGCTGCGTGACTTGGTGCGTGTGGCGGAGATTCGGAACATCGACGAAAAACTTTCGCCGGCGGCCTCATTCCGGTTTCAGGGGGCGCCCTATTCTGCGATCCGTGTGAATCCGGCAGCGATGGACATTCACCTCCATTGGAAAAATGCAGGGGGTGAAAAGTACATTTCGATTCAGAAGCTCAAGCAGGATTTGGAGAAGAAGGGCGAGACGGTGATGATGATTACCAATGCCGGGATGTACAATCCGGACAATTCGCCGCAAGGCCTCTTCATCGAGAAGGGAAAGGAGTTGGTTCCGATGGATACGAGTCGCGGCCCTGCGGGGCAATCATTGAACTTCTTCCTGATGCCCAACGGTGTTTTTTACATTGGCAACGACGGCCCCAAGGTGGTGGTAACCGAGAAGTTTCCAAAATCCGCCAAGGGAATCAAGTTTGCCACGCAATCGGGGCCAATGTTGGTGATCGACGGCAAGCTCCATCCGAAATTCACGAAAGGCTCCAACAACACCAATATAAGGAGTGGGGTCGGCATCACGTGGGACAAGCAGGTGGTCTTCGCGATCTCGGACCGGCCGGTGAATTTTCACGACTTTGCGACGCTGTTCAAGGACGCCTTGCATTGCGATAACGCACTTTACCTCGACGGAGCCATCTCGCAGATGTACCTCCCAACCAGCAAGCGGATGGATCTCGGCGGGGATTTCGGGCCCATTGTGGCGGTGACTGTGAAAAAATGA